The genomic segment TAGATTTTAAGCCTTCATCATCAATGTTGGAAGATATTTCGAGGGCTGCTTCGCCTTCATCTCTTATAACCCAGCCGTTTGGAAACTGATCGAAAAAACGAATCTTCAGTCTCTTTCCAATCCTGTATAGATCTATTATATGAAATGCTCTTTTCAATAGGATGGCGCGTTCAAGAACCTTCTCTTTTTCTTCTCCCAAATCCTCTCGCCTCTCCCGACAAACACTTTATGTCAACTCCCAATCTAAAGACTTATTAGCAGACATGATTCCATGAGATTGAAGGCTGTTCTCAGAGATAAAGCTTCAAGATTTCATCTTTCTCTTTTGAGGTTATCCAGCCCTCCTCTTCAAGCCCATCAAGCCCTTTTCTTAACTCCTCCCCAAAACTCGACATTTTAAGTAGATTCTTTGCCTCACATATTCCTCTGACATATTCCCTAAATAATGGGTCCTTTTCCAAACTCTTTCTCATGCTTTCAAAGATTAGTGAGTTTATTTCTGGCGATTTTGGGGAAAGCAGCATATGCATCCTTGATTCAAGACTGAACGAAAAAAGTGCTTTCTTAATTCTGTCCACAATCCCACGATAGCTCTCAATCATGACTGGTGGGTGAACATCAAACCTCTTCTTTTCTTTAGACTCATATATGACCAAGTAGAACGGTATTTCGATCAGCAATGCATCTTCAGCTTTGTAAGGCAATACCCTCCCTTCAAAATCTTTTATACTCCTATTTCTTTTTTCTATGAGGCTCTTTATCTGAGATTCTATCACATCTGCTTTTCTTTCAATTTCGCTGATTTCATCTCGTCTCTTTGAAATCTCCTCGTTTCGAGAATTTTCCAGAGCCTCCACTTTCTTGATTTCCTCGGCGGTTATTTCCAAATATCTTGTTTCTACTTCAGCTATTCTCTTCTCATATTCGGTCTTTATCTTGTCCTTTGATTTCTTGATTGTACCTAGGTGTTCAACGAGTTTCTTCAACGTTTTTTTCTCAACTTCAATCCTATAATCCAGTCGGCTTGTACTTCTTTTTGGATACTTTTTCTTTTGCTCTTTTCGCCGCTTTTCCAGCCCATCCACTACAAGCTCCACATCCTTAATTCTCTTTGAAATCCTCTCTTCTTCTTGAAGAAGCTTCTTTAACTTCTCCTCTGCTTGCGCTCTTTCTTTCTTGATCTCTTTTTCCTTCTCCTTAGCCATGATCTCGATCTTTTTATTTAGGAACTCTCTTGCTTCCGAAATTATTGACTCGTATTCTCTCCATATATGCTCAATCTCTATTGCTATTTTCTCTTTATGATACTCAGTCTGCTCGCCAAGTACTCTGAGCGCGAATTTAAGCGCATCAACATCTTCCGCCAATCTTTCCAACTCATGAATGTACAAGTATGCTCGCTCCCTCGCTTCACCCTCAGGAACTCTGAGAAGATCTACATTTGAAATTGGCATCCCGCACTCGGATGCGCATCCTTCCCTCACGAGGCTTAATAATGAGGTGGATAAATGTTCGCTATAAATTACTGAGTTCAGCGTTTGGGTCTTTTGGGAAGCGAAGCCCGCGAAAGTCTTAATATTATTGTTAAGCGTCTCTTTGAATGTTTCTAATGATGTTGAGGACTTGATTAAATCCTCTGTGAAACTCTTAATGCTAGGAACTTCTTCCTTTACTAGCACGGTTGTGCATAGTGCTGCACCATCAACTATTATACAGTTTTCTTTCCAAGGAATAAGCCATAATGGATATTCAAGTTTAGATATGGCCTCTATTTTTTCCGGCGTCCCAATAAATGAGGTCTTCTTTCTTCTTGCTTCTGAGAGACATACGATCGCGGCTTTTTCCATTTCATTTGTAAAAGGTTTATCTCTTCCGGGTTTTAGACTAGCATAAGGTAGAATAAGCCTTTGCTGCATCTGTTTAGCCATCCTAACTGTGCCAACGATTAAATGGTGGTAGGATCATATCTAATCCAATTCTTTTTCTAAGTATATAGGAAGCTAAGGGCTTTATCAACAGTTCCGGCGTCGAGTTTTTCATACGCCTCTGTGCTTCCAACATCATACCAAAAAGCGTCTGTAATATATCCGTATACCCTATCTTTCTTTTCCATAATATATGGGATCACTTCCCCCATGAGGTCTAGTTCTCGTTTGTTCTTTATTAGCTCCTCCATGCTTTGCAAAGTTTCACCTTCTAGGGCTGCGATTGCGATGCTGACAGGTTTTTCATACTCCGGTTTCTCTTTAAATCTGGTGATACGCCCGTCTTTTCCTAAGTCTGCAACTCCAACCCTAAGCGAGAATCCTCTCGATAGGGCAATAGTGGCCTGTGCATTCTTCCCTCTATGATAGTTTAGGAAATCAGTTAGATTCATGTTTGTAAGAATATCTCCATAATACACTAATAGAGTGTCGTCCCTATTTATGGCACCTTTACGGTACGCATTAACTATGGCTCCAGCTGTCCCCTTTATTTTCGGATCATCATAGACATATGTCACGTTAATATTGAACCTTGAACCATCCTCAAAGTAATTCACGATTTGCTCTGCCTTATATCCAACAAGCAATATTACTTCCATAATGCCATGAAACTTGAAAAGCCGAAGGACATACTCTAAGAGCGGTCTCTGCGACCTTCCAATAGGGATCATCGTCTTCTGAAAGTAGTATGTGATAGGCCTAAGTCTTTTCCCCTCCCCTCCACATAAAACTACTCCTTTCACTCGCCCCATACTCTGCCTCCAAATGAAAGCTCTAAAGGATTGACGTCTAAAGGTTTATTTACGCCTTCTTTGTATCGGACCCGGTTACGGTTTGACTTGAACCTTCAGATTTCTCTTCCTCTTTTGTTTCTGCCTCTATCTCCTTCTCTATCTCCTCTATAG from the Candidatus Bathyarchaeota archaeon genome contains:
- a CDS encoding nucleotidyltransferase family protein → MGRVKGVVLCGGEGKRLRPITYYFQKTMIPIGRSQRPLLEYVLRLFKFHGIMEVILLVGYKAEQIVNYFEDGSRFNINVTYVYDDPKIKGTAGAIVNAYRKGAINRDDTLLVYYGDILTNMNLTDFLNYHRGKNAQATIALSRGFSLRVGVADLGKDGRITRFKEKPEYEKPVSIAIAALEGETLQSMEELIKNKRELDLMGEVIPYIMEKKDRVYGYITDAFWYDVGSTEAYEKLDAGTVDKALSFLYT